The following coding sequences are from one Streptomyces angustmyceticus window:
- a CDS encoding ATP-binding protein yields the protein MHPSTASVTRSPIRVPAGARPYVLAAPSTPRAPKTARDFVRAVLRRGPLAPLLDTAVLLTSEAVTRAHLHTPRTADIRLRLLTAGHGLRISVHDDAPVRIPRPGSAAGEPQGDYGLLLTGRLADDWGTTPPGDLPRSTTLWFELRLPAAA from the coding sequence GTGCACCCCTCGACCGCATCCGTCACCCGGTCGCCCATCCGCGTCCCGGCAGGCGCCCGCCCGTACGTCCTTGCCGCACCGAGCACTCCCCGGGCCCCGAAGACGGCCCGCGACTTCGTCCGCGCCGTGCTCCGCCGCGGCCCGCTCGCCCCGCTCCTGGACACCGCCGTGCTGCTCACGTCGGAGGCGGTGACCCGCGCCCATCTGCACACCCCGCGCACCGCCGACATCCGGCTGCGGCTGCTGACCGCCGGGCACGGCCTGCGGATCAGCGTGCACGACGACGCACCGGTCCGGATTCCGCGCCCCGGCTCCGCGGCCGGCGAGCCGCAGGGCGACTACGGGCTGCTGCTGACCGGCCGGCTCGCCGACGACTGGGGCACCACCCCGCCCGGGGACCTGCCCCGGTCCACCACCCTCTGGTTCGAACTGCGCCTCCCGGCCGCGGCGTGA
- a CDS encoding CYTH and CHAD domain-containing protein has translation MADTVREIERKYEVDDDAHLPDLAGAGRVATVGKAGAEELDALYYDTPDQRLAAARITLRRRTGGKDAGWHLKLPVAPGVRDEVRAPLSEEPPPELTALVRSRVLDREPVPLVRLRTRRTVRVLKDAAGAPLAELAVDEVRARRAGKAGSGPAEVRWREIEVELLGGGDAALLDEVGRALVAAGARPAVAESKLARALAETGLDRDRPAPPGARPHTPRPRGAGKRGGKVKGKGEGKGKAKGAGKKAGPTAADVVLRYVREQVRVIVELDPAVRRDLPDAVHRMRVATRRLRSVFRSYTTVLDRAVTLPLGLELKWLAAELGIDRDREVLTERLQGALAEVPRPLRLGPVPARLRIWSERRRAGSRQEVLAVLDGSRYLALLKSLHALLEAPPLRPAADRPAPGITAAAVLKDYRRLARRVEAALAAPAGRERDEALHGARKAAKRARYAAEAARPALGGPAKAFAKRIKRVQQLLGDHQDSVVARGALRELATQAHQAGEGGFTFGLLYGREEARAADRERELPGLWQKVSRRKHRDALRA, from the coding sequence ATGGCGGACACCGTGCGGGAGATCGAGCGGAAGTACGAGGTCGACGACGACGCGCACCTGCCCGACCTGGCCGGCGCCGGCCGGGTCGCCACGGTGGGGAAGGCCGGGGCCGAGGAGCTCGACGCCCTCTACTACGACACCCCTGACCAGCGCCTCGCCGCCGCCCGCATCACGCTGCGCCGGCGCACCGGCGGCAAGGACGCGGGCTGGCACCTGAAGCTGCCGGTCGCGCCCGGAGTGCGGGACGAGGTGCGGGCCCCGCTGTCCGAGGAGCCGCCCCCGGAGCTGACCGCCCTCGTCCGGTCGCGGGTGCTGGACCGGGAGCCCGTCCCGCTCGTACGGCTGCGGACGCGGCGCACGGTCCGGGTGCTCAAGGACGCCGCGGGGGCGCCGCTCGCGGAGCTCGCGGTCGACGAGGTCCGCGCCCGCCGGGCGGGGAAGGCCGGCTCGGGGCCGGCCGAGGTCCGCTGGCGCGAGATCGAGGTGGAGCTGCTCGGGGGCGGCGATGCGGCGCTGCTGGACGAGGTCGGCCGGGCGCTGGTCGCGGCGGGGGCGCGTCCCGCCGTCGCGGAGTCCAAACTGGCGCGGGCGCTGGCCGAGACGGGTCTGGACCGCGACCGGCCCGCGCCCCCGGGCGCACGGCCGCACACCCCGCGACCCCGAGGCGCCGGGAAGCGCGGGGGGAAGGTCAAAGGCAAGGGGGAGGGCAAGGGCAAGGCCAAGGGCGCCGGGAAGAAGGCCGGGCCCACCGCCGCCGACGTGGTGCTCCGGTACGTCCGCGAACAGGTGCGGGTGATCGTCGAGCTGGACCCGGCGGTGCGGCGGGACCTGCCCGACGCGGTGCACCGGATGCGGGTCGCCACCCGCCGGCTGCGCAGCGTCTTCCGCTCGTACACCACGGTGCTCGACCGCGCGGTCACGCTGCCCCTCGGCCTCGAACTCAAGTGGCTGGCCGCGGAGTTGGGGATCGACCGGGACCGCGAGGTGCTGACCGAACGGCTGCAGGGCGCGCTGGCCGAGGTGCCCCGGCCGCTGCGGCTCGGCCCGGTGCCCGCCCGGCTGCGCATCTGGTCCGAGCGGCGGCGGGCCGGCTCGCGCCAGGAGGTGCTCGCCGTATTGGACGGGTCTCGCTATCTGGCGCTGCTGAAGAGCCTGCACGCCCTCCTGGAGGCGCCGCCGCTGCGCCCGGCCGCCGATCGCCCGGCGCCCGGGATCACGGCCGCGGCCGTGCTGAAGGACTACCGGCGGCTGGCCCGCCGGGTGGAGGCCGCGCTGGCGGCACCGGCCGGGCGGGAGCGGGACGAGGCGCTGCACGGCGCCCGCAAGGCCGCCAAGCGGGCGCGGTACGCGGCGGAGGCCGCCCGACCGGCGCTCGGCGGGCCGGCGAAGGCGTTCGCCAAGCGGATCAAGCGGGTGCAGCAGCTGCTGGGCGACCACCAGGACAGCGTGGTGGCGCGCGGCGCGCTGCGCGAGCTGGCCACCCAGGCGCACCAGGCCGGCGAGGGCGGCTTCACCTTCGGGCTGCTGTACGGGCGCGAGGAGGCCCGCGCGGCGGACCGCGAGCGGGAGCTGCCGGGCCTGTGGCAGAAGGTCTCCCGGCGCAAGCACCGGGACGCGCTCCGGGCGTGA
- a CDS encoding TIGR03960 family B12-binding radical SAM protein → MSAESVFPQLEALLPHVQKPIQYVGGELNSTVKDWDSCDVRWALMYPDAYEVGLPNQGVMILYEVLNEREGVLAERTYSVWPDLEALMREHHVPQFTVDAHRPVGAFDVLGVSFSTELGYTNLLTALDLAGIPMEAKDRTEDHPIVLAGGHAAFNPEPIADFLDCAVVGDGEQAVLEITEIIRAWKAEDRPGGRDELLLRLAKTGSVYVPKFYDVEYLADGRISRVVPNRSGVPWRVSKHTVMDLDEWPYPKQPLVPLAETVHERMSVEIFRGCTRGCRFCQAGMITRPVRERSITGIGDMVDKGLKATGFEEVGLLSLSSADHTEIGDIAKGLADRYEEDKIGLSLPSTRVDAFNVDLANELTRNGRRSGLTFAPEGGSERMRKVINKMVSEEDLIRTVSTAYGNGWRQVKLYFMCGLPTETDEDVLQIGDMAVKVIAEGRKVSGQNDIRCTVSIGGFVPKPHTPFQWAPQLSAEETDARLEKLRDKIRGDKKYGRSIGFRYHDGKPGIVEGLLSRGDRRVGSVIRAVYEGGGRFDGWREHFSYDRWMKAAEETLPGFGVDVAWYTTREREYEEVLPWDHLDSGLDKDWLWEDWQDALDETEVEDCRWTPCFDCGVCPQMDTEIQIGPTGKKLLPLSVVK, encoded by the coding sequence ATGTCTGCCGAGTCGGTCTTCCCGCAGCTCGAGGCCCTGCTCCCGCATGTGCAGAAGCCCATTCAGTACGTCGGCGGTGAGCTGAACTCCACCGTCAAGGACTGGGACTCCTGTGACGTGCGGTGGGCGCTCATGTACCCGGACGCCTACGAGGTCGGTCTGCCCAACCAGGGCGTCATGATCCTCTACGAGGTCCTCAACGAACGCGAGGGCGTGCTCGCCGAGCGCACGTACAGCGTGTGGCCGGACCTCGAAGCGCTGATGCGCGAGCACCACGTCCCGCAGTTCACGGTCGACGCGCACCGCCCCGTCGGCGCCTTCGACGTGCTCGGGGTCTCCTTCTCCACGGAGCTGGGATACACCAACCTCCTCACGGCCCTGGACCTCGCCGGCATCCCGATGGAGGCCAAGGACCGCACCGAGGACCACCCGATCGTCCTGGCGGGCGGCCACGCGGCCTTCAACCCCGAGCCGATCGCGGACTTCCTGGACTGCGCGGTCGTGGGCGACGGCGAGCAGGCGGTGCTGGAGATCACCGAGATCATCCGCGCCTGGAAGGCCGAGGACCGGCCCGGCGGCCGCGACGAGCTGCTGCTGCGCCTCGCGAAGACCGGCAGCGTCTACGTCCCCAAGTTCTACGACGTCGAGTACCTCGCCGACGGACGGATCTCCCGCGTCGTGCCGAACCGCTCCGGCGTCCCGTGGCGGGTGTCCAAGCACACCGTCATGGACCTGGACGAGTGGCCCTACCCCAAGCAGCCGCTCGTCCCCCTGGCCGAGACCGTCCACGAGCGGATGTCGGTCGAGATCTTCCGTGGCTGCACCCGCGGCTGCCGTTTCTGCCAGGCCGGCATGATCACGCGCCCCGTACGGGAGCGAAGCATCACCGGCATCGGCGACATGGTGGACAAGGGCCTGAAGGCCACGGGATTCGAGGAGGTCGGCCTGTTGTCGCTGTCCTCCGCGGACCACACCGAGATCGGTGACATCGCCAAGGGGCTCGCCGACCGGTACGAGGAAGACAAGATCGGCCTGTCGCTGCCGTCGACCCGGGTCGACGCCTTCAACGTCGACCTCGCCAACGAGCTGACGCGCAACGGCCGTCGCTCCGGTCTGACCTTCGCGCCCGAGGGCGGCTCCGAGCGGATGCGCAAGGTCATCAACAAGATGGTCTCCGAAGAGGACCTGATCAGGACCGTCTCGACGGCCTACGGCAACGGCTGGCGGCAGGTGAAGCTGTACTTCATGTGCGGTCTGCCGACCGAGACCGACGAGGACGTGCTGCAGATCGGCGACATGGCGGTCAAGGTCATCGCCGAGGGCCGCAAGGTCTCCGGGCAGAACGACATCCGCTGCACGGTCTCCATCGGCGGTTTCGTGCCCAAGCCGCACACCCCGTTCCAGTGGGCGCCGCAGCTGTCGGCCGAGGAGACGGACGCCCGGCTCGAAAAGCTCCGGGACAAGATCCGCGGCGACAAGAAGTACGGCCGCTCCATCGGCTTCCGCTACCACGACGGCAAGCCCGGCATCGTCGAGGGCCTGCTCTCGCGCGGCGACCGCCGCGTCGGCTCGGTCATCCGCGCCGTCTACGAGGGCGGCGGCCGCTTCGACGGCTGGCGCGAGCACTTCTCGTACGACCGCTGGATGAAGGCCGCCGAGGAGACGCTGCCCGGCTTCGGCGTGGACGTCGCCTGGTACACCACCCGCGAGCGGGAGTACGAGGAGGTCCTGCCCTGGGACCACCTGGACTCCGGCCTCGACAAGGACTGGCTCTGGGAGGACTGGCAGGACGCCCTCGACGAGACCGAGGTCGAGGACTGCCGCTGGACCCCGTGCTTCGACTGCGGCGTCTGCCCGCAGATGGACACCGAGATCCAGATCGGCCCGACCGGCAAGAAGCTGCTGCCGCTGTCCGTCGTCAAGTAG
- a CDS encoding GNAT family N-acetyltransferase yields MPPQLIAPTVAVHASFLAAMAEFRADGTEHVPHSGLARELRTWAGRWPTAEGFAAYVGTVGDAAPVERADGVVPVTTRWWVADGVYLGRVTFRHRLTDELLHYGGHIGYAVRPGARRQGHATAMLRAALPVAHHELGIDPVLVTCDDTNTGSRKVIESCGGIFEDRRDEKLRYWIHAPATAAGR; encoded by the coding sequence ATGCCGCCTCAGCTCATCGCCCCCACCGTCGCCGTCCACGCCTCCTTCCTCGCCGCGATGGCGGAGTTCCGCGCCGACGGCACCGAGCACGTACCGCACTCCGGCCTCGCCCGGGAGCTGCGGACCTGGGCCGGCCGCTGGCCGACCGCCGAGGGGTTCGCCGCGTACGTCGGCACGGTAGGGGACGCGGCACCGGTGGAACGCGCCGACGGCGTGGTCCCCGTGACGACCCGGTGGTGGGTGGCGGACGGCGTCTACCTGGGGCGGGTCACGTTCCGCCACCGCCTCACCGACGAACTCCTCCACTACGGCGGCCACATCGGCTATGCCGTGCGCCCCGGCGCGCGCCGCCAGGGCCACGCCACCGCGATGCTGCGCGCCGCCCTCCCGGTCGCCCATCACGAACTGGGCATCGACCCGGTGCTGGTCACCTGCGACGACACCAACACCGGCTCGCGTAAGGTCATCGAGTCCTGCGGCGGGATCTTCGAGGACCGGCGGGACGAGAAGCTGCGCTACTGGATCCACGCGCCCGCCACCGCCGCCGGGCGGTAG
- a CDS encoding TIGR03936 family radical SAM-associated protein encodes MQRIRLRYTKRGRLRFTSHRDFQRAFERALRRAEVPMAYSAGFTPHPKVSYANAAPTGTGSEAEYLEIQLAERRDPDVLRTLLDESLPDGLDVTDAVEARTSGLADRLQASVWEIRLDGVEAPEAARAVEAFLAADEVLVERRTKNGIRTFDARAAVARLEAAGRDSDRPDGKACAILRLVVRHLTPAVRPDDVLSGLRATADLAPPVPAAVTRLAQGLLDEETGAVTDPLVPDRDAATAAPPTAAGLSAAKATSGASPAAGDGTA; translated from the coding sequence GTGCAGCGCATCCGACTGCGCTACACCAAGCGCGGCCGCCTCCGGTTCACCAGCCACCGCGACTTCCAGCGCGCTTTCGAGCGGGCGCTGCGCCGCGCCGAGGTCCCCATGGCCTATTCCGCGGGCTTCACCCCGCACCCCAAGGTGTCGTACGCCAACGCCGCCCCGACCGGTACGGGCAGCGAGGCCGAGTATCTGGAGATCCAGCTCGCCGAACGCCGCGACCCGGACGTCCTGCGCACCCTCCTCGACGAGTCGCTGCCCGACGGGCTCGATGTGACCGACGCGGTCGAGGCCCGCACCAGCGGCCTGGCCGACCGGCTGCAGGCCTCGGTGTGGGAGATCCGGCTCGACGGCGTCGAGGCCCCGGAGGCCGCGCGCGCCGTCGAGGCGTTCCTCGCCGCCGACGAGGTGCTGGTCGAGCGGCGGACGAAGAACGGCATCCGCACCTTCGACGCGCGCGCCGCCGTGGCGCGTCTGGAGGCCGCCGGCCGCGACAGCGATAGGCCCGACGGCAAAGCCTGTGCGATACTGCGGCTGGTTGTTCGGCATCTGACACCTGCCGTTCGACCCGACGACGTCCTGTCCGGCCTCCGAGCTACGGCCGACCTGGCGCCGCCGGTCCCCGCAGCGGTGACCAGGCTGGCGCAGGGGCTGCTCGATGAGGAGACCGGCGCGGTGACCGACCCGCTCGTGCCCGACCGCGACGCTGCCACGGCCGCCCCACCCACGGCCGCCGGGCTGAGTGCCGCGAAGGCGACGAGCGGGGCCTCCCCGGCAGCCGGGGACGGTACTGCGTAG